The sequence TCTTTCGGGTGTCCATGTTTTCGAGGCAGAGGAGGTCTCCGAAGCCGTCCCATGCCCCTGGATCATCGATGGCATCGGGGTGCATGACGACCGGGAACCCCAGATCGATGCAGGGTCTCAGCAGGTCGGCAGCGGCACGTTCCGTCAACGAAGAGAACTTGCTCGGCGCGTGGATCGAAACGTACGCATATCGAGATAGATCGAGGGAAGCCACTGCGCTCATCAGGGTTTCAAGCTCATAATCGCGTAGAGCCGAGAGCTCGACTGCGGATGTCGTCGTCGAAGTGAGCAGATCCAGTGCCCTTCTGAAGTCCCCGTAGGCCAAGGCCCCGGTCGAGAACCCGAAAGCATGCATCAGAAAACCCCGTACTCCTTGGTGGCACTGGCCAACTCCGGCTCCGAGCCAAAGAATAGCTCTTCGAGGCCTTCTTGATACCGCCTCGCCGTCTCTCTTGAGGCGTTGAATCGCTTGTCTGACGGCGCGTCCTCGATCGTCAGTGTCTTCAGGTGTTGCCGATCCTCCTCATTGGACAAGACACCAAGGAAATCGTCGTAGGCACCGAAGATCGATTTCGCGGCTTCGATGGCGTCCACTCTCAGAGCCAGCCCGGCGAGGATCTCGAGAGGCGATCGGTCCACGTACTCGAACAGCTCGGAGGCCATCGCTGTAGGAAGGTCCCCTCCAGAATCGATCTGGCTCCGCAGGCGCTCGGAGGGGTTCAGCTTGCAGTCGAGCGACATCGTGAGACCCGCCGCGAACAGCAGCTTCCTGGACATGCGCAGCTTGAAGCTCCGAAGGGCCCACTCGTCCCCTCCGCGGGAGTGGAGCTTCTGAACGAGATCGACGCCCATCGTTCGCCAGTACCGGACCACATCGTTCAGAAAGAAGTGCGGCACGTAGGGCTTGATCTTGCGCGGCGGCCGGAACGCATTGTCATCGTCGACGTATCGCTTCAGTAGTTGTCGAACGACCCGTTCGCGAACGATTGGCCCGACCGGTGCAGCCGATTCGATCAGGAGCAGGATCCTCTGAGTCGTGTTGCGGTTGGAATCTTCCTCTCCGCCGATCCGATGGACGAGCTGATGGCTGAACACCGGGCTGCCGAACGTCCCCGTCGGACCGGGCTCGATGTACCGCTCTTCGGCAAGAAGGGCCTTGATCTTCTCGATGGCGGTCGCGTGGGCGGGATCGACCGGGCCATCCACGAGAAGTGTCCAATCCAGGTCGCTACTTGAGGTCCATTCACGACGGGCCAGGGACCCGAACACCACCAAACAGGTGTCCGCCGGCACCAGACGCTTCTCGTTCAGGAGGCTCTCCAGCTTGCGCTGCTGCTCGAGTGCCTGATCGCGACAACGGTTGATGTTGTTCCACGACACTCCACACCGCTCTTGAAGTGCCGTCAGGCC comes from bacterium and encodes:
- a CDS encoding nucleotidyltransferase domain-containing protein encodes the protein MESSGLTALQERCGVSWNNINRCRDQALEQQRKLESLLNEKRLVPADTCLVVFGSLARREWTSSSDLDWTLLVDGPVDPAHATAIEKIKALLAEERYIEPGPTGTFGSPVFSHQLVHRIGGEEDSNRNTTQRILLLIESAAPVGPIVRERVVRQLLKRYVDDDNAFRPPRKIKPYVPHFFLNDVVRYWRTMGVDLVQKLHSRGGDEWALRSFKLRMSRKLLFAAGLTMSLDCKLNPSERLRSQIDSGGDLPTAMASELFEYVDRSPLEILAGLALRVDAIEAAKSIFGAYDDFLGVLSNEEDRQHLKTLTIEDAPSDKRFNASRETARRYQEGLEELFFGSEPELASATKEYGVF